The window atagtttttatgtgttttttattttatcttaacagttatatataagggaagcaatttttcatgtccgaagataacctttcattgaacatgaatttacataacttctgggCAAGGGACAGGTACTTCAGCTAGTAGTTCATACACTAAGAAATAACAGGATATTTATTTCTAACGTCTTTATGTTGGAAACGtcgtaaaacattaaaacttgtgGTATCTCGGGGAGATTTTATAAAATCGGAAACTTTTTTACTTTGTCTTTGGGATAACATTTTCCATCCGGTATTCTTaaaccacaaagaaaaaaaaattacaatctgTAGAAGAACCGTTTGCTGCTCATCTCGCGAcatccgcgtcgcgctaaacatgctcgccctcccagcagtgggggcgttataatgttacggtcaatcccactattcgttggtaaaagagtagcccaagagttggcggtgggtggtgatgactagctgccttccctctagtcttacactgctaaattagggacggttagcacagatagccctcgagtagctttgtgcgaaattccaaaacaagcaaacaaatcatcTCGCGATGATAAAACAGCCAAGTTGATTAAAACGTTTGAAGTAACAGCTGTGCCTGATAATATGTAAAAATGCTCGTGCTGTAGATAAAACACCAAACCTACCAAGCTGTAGTTAGTAAACCTGAAATTGTAAATGGATTACTTGAACTGAAATGCGAAAAACTAAGAACATTAGAAAGTTCctattgtaagttttaaaatattttattgtataagagCTTTTTCTTATATTTGACATTTGGACGCTGGAACAATGTACAACCAAAGAAGTTTGAAATAACGTCATTAGGAAAATCTAGTTCAATTTGCTACTGTGCTGTCACCTACCGGCCATGAAGCGTGTATTGTGCACAACTGTCAGATGTCTTAATCTTCAATCCCAGCGGTAAGTTTATgcacctacaacgctaaaatccgggttcaTAGTTCAATGTTGTTTTGTTCTACAACACATTTATTGTTTACCTGAGACACGACAGAGTTACTACAGATTCTAAACTAAGATATACAATAAGTCACCTCGTATCTGTTAATTTTATGAAACTAcctcttatttattattatttttttcatcagtGTATGGACAGTGGAGATACATTCGTTCTTGCGCCTTTTTGGGATCTCCTGGTGAAGGAACCGGAGACGAAACTTACTGTCTAATGAGAACAGGAACATTCGATGTGTTTGTCGAAACGTGTACCTGCAACAGTAAGGAGGGCTGCAACAGCGCCACCTGTGGATACAGCAACTTATCGTTATTTATATTAACTGCGATATTATTTTGGGTCcaaactatttttacaaaaatagtaaAGTTATAGTAACGtcagttatattatatatatatatattctgtaaacGAACAGGATTTTACTGTAGACAAGCGTTTGTTAGGTCACACGCATTGCTTTATGTTCAGTAAAACAGTATACTGTAGTTTAACCTCTTCGAAATCACCCCTTTCTCCTGACCGAGAAGCTACAACGAGTTTTACAGATGTTAAAAACTCTGGTCTTGAAAGTACGAGGTTTAATGACGTCATTGTATTAACATTGTAGTGACAAAACAGTTATGTTCTGATTATGATTCCATCCGTATGTTCAATACTTAAGATTACTTGGTGATGTGCTAGAATGGAGTGTTACAATCACGCGTCGAGTTAAAAAAAGACCATAAGAAAACATGGCGAAgactattaaatgtttaattaacacATTAACTTACATGTGTTATGCCATTTATGTTCTATTGTTAGAGGATCTGCAcacataaacaattttaaattattttgtgccCAAACAAATTCAAATGTACGAAAATCCATTTTGCATTGAAACTGTGTTTAACTGAtactatatttataattcataataaaacacaaatactaATACCAAACGACTGAAGTCTTCTGTAACCATGGTGATATACGTACTTGGTATGACTGAAATCATGTACGAGTAAAGTAACATTCAGACTTTTAGAAAAACAAGTGGAAACCTAGAACATATAGTGACAATCACGATGCACATattaatccgaggatcgcgagttggAATCCCATTacatcagacatgctcgcccttttagccatggggcgttataatattacggtcaatcccactattcgttggtaaaagagtagcccaagaattggcggtgactggtgatgactagctgccttccctctagtcttatactgctacattagggacggctagtgtagatggCCCTTGCgtctttgcgcgaatttaaaaaacaaagaaacaaacaaacacaggtaCACTTATCTCGACGGGTAGCTAGTCAGCAGCTTTACTAAACACATGAAGGTTTTCAAAGACGACAATacctaatgtcctcgtagaaatgctaacgtcAGAAGATAATTCACTGAAGGTaagtggtttgtaatgttcgaaatctatagatatttctggtcaaatatctgtagttctctgattaataagtttttatcacaattatagcttcccaAGTTTatggtatactgactgtagcggaCTAACATTATAAAACTGTCTTTCCGCGTGTTGCGATTTATAAACTTTGAGGCGAGGTTCTAGAAAGTTCCATTGGCAACAATACTGACACTCACTAGTactttacatacacacattgtaCATTGTCGATTCTTAAGCTCgaaaatcttttacaaatttagaaaataaacgagactttcgcaatacatatttaacactataatttacatgcatttctaaatatctATTGAACTGAAGTAAACATATATACTCTTcgaaaaaagaaacgcaaaaggcaaaatatgagacaaattgttaacaagtttattccgggtatttctgtatgacatgtgtgaaactttgcacattcactgctgaacatccaaagtctgcaaaggcgaagtccacgctcactaggtgaagtttaacgtcactcaacgtcaataacgagtatgcccccgtgagcatcaataactgcttggcatctcctgcccatggaagcaatgagatgacgaatcacatcctgtggaatggctgtccactcagcctgcaaagctgctgcaagctgaggtagagtctgcggttgagattgtcgccgtcgcagacgtcggtccaactcgtcccaaagatgttcgatggggtttaaatctagtgatctggagggccagagaagaacgttgatgttgtggtgtctcaagaagacagtgatgagtcgggctgtgtgaggacgggcgttgtcatgtagaaaaacgtcgttgacgttcactatgatgggttgcacatggggcctaaaaatctcgtcgacggttgcgtacggtctaatcggaaatcctacgcagccctggtatggatgaggcagtagacgtcgcagtggtggtcctatcccaaaggtgacgtaaccggatgttgcgatcttgtgcgggcgtggtcacacgaggtctgccagatcatggacggtcacgagttgatccatgttgttggtgacgattccatagccttgtgatggtgcttgggtggacattaaCAGTTctagcaacatctgatcgagattcgcctgcttccaagcgaccaatggcgttgttgcgttgtgcttcagtcagtcttggcgtaactgtattgcgtgtcggtggcttaacactgagctatggaaaccgagaacccgtcacttttataggaattttgcacatgttgcacttgcagaacatacagatctctcaaacaaatttattggacacgcatgcgttttggcgaaaaatccgatgttttcctccgttttcaaagtgcgcaacttttattgtcattttggtctgacaatcagtgccttaacacgtgtaacatcacatactctgagcttgtaacgttattacatatatttctttttaaaataacaaaatatcccttttgcgtttcttgttttgaagagtatatatattaaaagacaTACATTAGTAAATTCgttaaaaactatatttgtcTTCCGCCTAACAAAGAagtaatataaagtatatatcTGTTTACTTTAGAGGAAAGTCATATTTAGTTAACCTGCTGAGTCTGCTGCGGATATCGAACCCTGTATTTTAGCTATTCCACCAATGGCAGAAACTCGTAGGAACGAAAATAAAGTATTCCTGAAAATTCTAGAACGAAGACGAACTTGGCACCATGTGTTCTCAggttttaatacagtatttccTTTAATTAACACCTTCCTTCACGGTATTTTTATACCCTGTGTGACAGCAAGATTAATCCAACATATAATCCACTTTTACTACTACAGTTTTGATTGAAAACACTGAAACACTTATTagtattgaaataaacaaataacatgtgAAAAATAGAATCCGGAACTGCAAAAATACTATACTTAGCACGACTCTGCACCACGCAACACTCCCGGGGGCGTCAGTTGGAAATAATGCGGTATTTATGTTTTGAGTGTAATTACTCgtttttttgtaaacattaaaagtgtgtTATAACAACAAGCACAGTTTAGTGAACTGTTTATACAGAACAGCACTGATACTTTGTGTTACATGAACACTAAAAAAACTGatcaagataaaattaattaatgacaGAATGGAGTTAAAATACAAATACCCTAATTAATCTTGATCAAAAATCAAACTTTATCAACTTAGTTCAGTTCACAACGATTTGCGACTATAACTAATACTTCGACCTCTGTTTTTTTCTGTCGTACCATTCCAGGCCTTTTTTGGGTCGAAAGGTCCTATCGGTACTGAATATAGCAGACATAAcagtattttagtttgttttaaacactgaaaatacCAACCAACGTGTTAACTTAAAAGTTTTAGACAGTTTCGTCTAAGAATAATCGACTCTTAAAGCACAAACTGGTTAACAAATCCGTAAATGTTTACAATCATTGGTGGCTTTGCAGGAAAGCCAGAATCTGacttttttaaacctaaattgtAATGTTGATGTTGAACACAGCTATAAAATCACACTGACAAGTCTTTTTTTCATGAtacttgtttattatataaactcATCTAATACTTCTACTGCTTATGTTAGGAGCATAATAAGTGTGATGGTCAAATCCAACTATTTTGTTAGATAAAACTTATAGGTATGGTAATTTTTGAATATGAACTTGCTTTGATTACATTTTACGGAAATTAATATTCAGcaaattttcaaaactaaaatgcaGACATTTTAATGATGGAGAGAGAAACTGGTCTAAAACAAACCTAAGCATGCAAACAAAAACTTTAGAAAACCAAACTGAGATAAATTTAGCAACTTTAAATGTTAATCTATAcatgttattaaaaaacaaaactgactaGAGTACATAAAAAGTGACCAACCACTTTACTCTGGTTCCTAGCTCCCTATTTAGTTACAAGCTGATACAAATTTTccattgaaatatttatgttttgtgtaacggatttaatatacctattttaatatctatgtttgtctcagtttaataaatatttagaaaggCTTGTAACGTATATTGTTCAATGCGTTTTGTGAAATtctcgcctgttctctaaacctgtagaagattctcgagcgtaagaataaacatgtaaaatactagtaactgtcagtattgttgccaactggaCATTCAAAAATCTCGTCTAATCGGTATAAAAGGTAGCTTTCGCAACACGTGAACAGacagtataatatcattgttggTTCGTTACAGTCACTATACTATAAAtgtcggaagctataattgtgataaacgtttattaataggaaatacagatatctgaccaggaatatttatagatttcaagcATTACTGACTATTTGACTtaagagaattaacttcggacgttaaaaTGTTTAGGAAAATATTAGATATCTTCCTCGGTGAAAAGTGAGCTTATAGATCGTGCGAAGCCAACCACGAATAGAGATAGTTATCTTTCCCGTCAAAATAaatgtacctgtgtatcaacataggattaattcgttcatcgtgaatcgtcgataaaatattcagttcaagaccaaatagaagactcagtattgtttgtaagtttgttaaactcttgtatataaatcattatttgtaataaccatcattatacattttattgttgtttgcttgtttaaaatatatttgtgttaagaaagaaaactgtgtgtatcaatcttgttgataaatatcataaatatgatacaCATCGACATccaattaacttttaaactaaaacttacggctatttgaaatcataatacgttaACGTATGCAACATAATAAGTCGGAGACTCGtacgggataaattataatatgtaacaatttcTTGGTTAGGTGAAGGCTTTCGTATTGCTCAGTAACGTCCAGAATAATGCAAAGTCCAGTCCATTTAATGataagaagttttatttcttcGACTACAAGttctaaaaatttgtttaattactaCTCACTGAAACACTTAAGTTCACAGCAAACTCTAATACAATGGTGCTTTTTCGTACGTATCTCCCTTACTTCATCAAAAGATAAATCCACTATTCAAAAAAATGAGCTAACTGACCGACAGTAACCAAAAACTGGCCACTACAGTTCCTAACTCAATAATCAATTATCACCGGGCTTTATGTATTCCAGTATCTTGATAATCCATCTACTTAAACCTCACTGTTCCATCGATCTGTTGCATACacactttgttgtttttaaatttaaagatatatCGATGGATATTAATCACTGATGTGGTTAGCCTGTTGTAGTGAAGAGGTCCGAGTTAAAAACTATATTCGTCATATTATGTACCATAGTTTTTCTTTCTGACAAAGTAAAACAATCAAGtcaataaaataagtttgtacatttataaagTGTTCTTAATTACCCACTCAAGCCGTCTAACTTCTATAAAACTGATAAGAGGGGTCTTCGTCATCAAACATCaaatcaaaaactaaagtgtGCGATATGGACTCGGGTATTCTAATAAGTTGAGACTAAGTCGTGCAAGTTCATACTTCCAGCAAAGAACTCAGATTTATATTTCTATtcctttaaatgtttaatttgctCACCAGGTGCTACTTTTGTTCAACTGCTGTTTCTCTTCACACAATAACGAAACTATAGTTTTcgcattaaatttattattttctccgTTTCAATAAGTATTGAACTTTCTATTAAGTTGAACATACTTGGCATAAGACCTTAATATTGTTACTAGGCctactgtatattttttgtttagacCATTAGGGATCATTTTAAAAATCAAGCTATTAGGCCGATATTATTACTGATATACTAATTTTCTTTGGTTGTTATTCACTTACATTAACAACAGCTTTCTTAAAGAAATCCAGaactgaattgtttgttttgagtatCTTCTCCTACTCCACAAACCATTGTGTTCTGCAAAATATCATCTACTATTGCAAATATTACCTGCCACATACAAGATCACACATAGTTACGTTTATGAGCgtaattttaaacatatgaaatgCGATGCATGATTGGCTCGCATGTCAATACTGGCCAATCAGGAAAAACGTTTTATAGATTGCTCGTGAATCATCGTAAACAGCAAATTGCAGCCAATTTCTCAGCTTAGCAGCTCATCCTTTATAGTTTTGGGAAGTTTATGAAATACTGTCGGCGTAAGATTTATGTAGGCACAATTTAATTTGGAATCTTGTGTAAGGTAGTATTATTTTTgtaagatgctcgactcgtaatctgagggtcgcgggttcgaatccccgtcacaccaaacatgtcctttCAGTCGcagggacgttataacgtgatagtCAAATCaagattcgttggtaaaaaaaaagaaagaaaaagagttggtggtgatgactatctgtcttccctctagtcttacactactaaattagtgtggcaagcgtagatagccctcgtgtatctttgcccaaaattcaaaaataaaaaaaaaaaagttcaaaagtTCAGATGGCTCAGGAGCCCAAAATCAACAGAAAAGATTCTTCGTGCTGAGTTAAATAACAAACGAGCACAACTGCTGCAGGATACACGAATTTGTTCCCCAATATCATAAGTAGTTATCTTTACGTGATGATATACAGACATGGTAGATAGTTGGAAGTAATTCTACACTCAGGCAATACAGTAAATTGGCAGTAGTGAGTCTCACGTATGGTATCACACAATCCTGCATTTGGTACGCTTATTTTTTTCTCCAACAAATTCACATACGGGCAGTTCATGGAAAGTAGATGCACTCAGGTTTGGCAACTGTATTTTAAGGAACATTTGAAATGTCTGCAAGCcttaaaagatattttttaaaaaaaggagaTTCCTAAGCTAcatataagaaagaaaatagaaaaaaaaaagtgtaattctCTTATGGATTCTTAATTCTAAGACgttatttttatcagtaaaagtgaagTGTAATGTGTATATAACTAGGAGGACAACAGAGGGGAAAAGGAGTACAAAACAAGGTCAAACACTATGGACACACTCATAAAGGAGTACAAAAAAAGGTCATACACTATGGACAcactcaataaagaagtacaaaaaAGGTCAAACACTATGGATATGCTCATAAAGGAGTACAAAAAAAGGTCATACACTATGGACACACTCATTTATTGTATAAACGTAAGTAACACCAGATGTTTCACCGTGTGACTGACTACTCATTCAATCATTCAGAATGTAGCACACCCTACATTATACCTATTACTAGTACTAACATAGGATTAGTTTCAATCCATTCATGGCTCCCAGCACTGAAATAATGTACGACAAATTAGAGCAATCAAAAGTTTGGTTGGTTAAGATTCAAAATTGTGGTAATGATTATTGTTTTACTAGAAGCTGTATTTAACACTTGTTTTAGAAGAAGCTATATGCAATACATATTGTTTAAGTTGGAGCTGTGTGCAACCCATTTTAGTAGGAGCTGTATTCAATACCTATTGTTTTAGTAGGAGCTATATATAGCACTGTTTCAGTAGAAGCTGTATTAAACACCTACTGTTTTAGTAGGATCTCTATTCAACACTTGTTATTTTAGTAAGAGCTGAATTCAACAATTCTTTTAGTAGAAGCTGTATACAACACCTACTGTTTTAGTAGGAGCTGTATTCAACACTTACTGTTTCAGAAGGTGCAGTGTGCAACACTTACCGTTTTAGTAGGAGCTGTGTGCTACACATTAAGTAGGAGCTGTTTGCAATACATTTTAGTAGGAGCTGTGTGTAACAAATTTCAGTAGGAACTGTATTTAACAACTACTGTTTTAGTAGAAGCTGTATTAAACACTTACTGCTTTAGTAGGAGCCAAGTGCAACACCCCAAAAAAGGTATATAAAACTGATAGTTTCCAACAGAAGTGGtcatggtaaaaaaaacaaactacacctAAATTTATGAATGATAAGTAGAGATAAAAAGtagagtttttattataaatagtttgtttgttttctaatttcatgcaaagctacatgagagctatctgttcccaatttagcagtgtaagactagaggaacagaagctagtcatcatcacccaccgccaactcttttaccaccaCATAGCAAaagtgactgtcacattataatgcccccattgctgaaagagcaagcatgtttggtatgagggggatttgaacccgcaaccctcagataatgagtcaaaccacctggccatagcaGGCCATTTACCATAATAGAGGAATGGAAATTGCAAATATAGTTTATGATAAATAACCACACAGAAATAACAAGTAGTTTTATCATACATAATTATATAGGATATGTATAACAAGTAGTTTTTATCATAATTAGATAgaatacatacaaatattttttttcagaaataattatacAGAATGATACATATAATGTAGTTTTTAtcacatataattatataaaaataacaagtagtttcatcataaataattatatagagGGATACATATAACATAGTTTTCCAAAAATTATAcagaagaataatataaaaagtagtttttatcatatataatTAGATAGAAATAACAagtagttttattgtaaataattatatagaaGAACACATATAACAAGTAGCTTTTATCATATAGATAGAAATAGCAAAGtggttatcaaaaataaatatatagaaggATACATATAACAAGTAGTTTTATCATAATTAGATAGAATGCATAAAAGTagtttttcagaaataattatacagaacaataCACATAACAAGCAGTTTTTATCAGAAATAATTATACAGAAATAAGtttttatctataaatattttaaaagcaactCCTCTGATTTTTGCACAGAAAAAAATCTTAACATATACTAATTTATTACAGGATTACACacttctttttaataaaatactggtAATGTAACATGACTCTACAAAATGGGCAGGTGAGAAGCTAAGAAAGGGtcaagtttatatgcaaaaacggctcgtttgggctgagaaaacactttacatagaagagcgaacaacgtttcgaccttcttcggtcattctttgtgaacctgacgatgaccgaagaaggtcgaaacgttgttcgctcttctatgtaaagtgttttctcagcccaaacgagccgtttttgcatataaatttctcaacaagtgggtttctcgtcatcactgaaggGTCAAGTTTATCTTCTACCAGTCCTTCTAGCTACAAAGTACACTTGTCATCCTTTGTCACAAAGTATAGCATTAAACATAAGGCCCATTTACTGTATATAGGTATGCTCACCCAGAAAGAACTGTGAATGAAATGAACACACAGTAACCCTAGAAGGCAAATCCTAGGATTCTGCAACTTTACAAGCCATTGAGGAAAAAAAGATACTATTATCACCATGGCAATAGTCCAGTTTTCAGATTTTCTGCATTGTAATTACATTTTAGCAGTTAGGCCTATCAGGATGAGATGTAAGACTGCACTGTGTTCCtttataatagaaattattttaaagtgtgtataaactgtttaatataacagCATAAAATATAGATACATGAATACTCAAAAAATAACATCTCTATAAAATCTGATGTTTTTATATCATActaaacaaatacatacacaacAGAATCAACATgctaaacaaacatacaacagcaTTAGCAtaccaaacaaacacacacaacagcATTAACATACTAAACAAACATACGCACAACAGCATTAACAcactaaataaacacacacaacagCATTAACACActaaataaacatacacacaacagCATTAACACactaaacaaacatacacacaacagCATTAACACactaaacaaacatacacacaacagCATTAACACactaaacaaacatacacacaacagCATTAACaagtataaacagtttttatcttAACTCAGATTTTAATAACTCTAAACTATTTCTTACTACtttaaaaggcctggcatggccaaacgcgtaaggtgtgtgactcgtaatctgagggtcgtgggttcgcgcccgcgtcacgctaaacatgctcgccctcccagccgtgggggtgtataatgtgacggtcaatcccactattcgttggtaaaagagtagcccaagagttggcggtgggtggtgatgactagctgccttccctctagtcttacactgctaaattagggacggctaccacagatagccctcgagtagctttgtgcgaaattccaaaacaaaaaaatgtccaaactactttaaattttaaatctcaAACAAATATTTACCG of the Tachypleus tridentatus isolate NWPU-2018 chromosome 13, ASM421037v1, whole genome shotgun sequence genome contains:
- the LOC143238529 gene encoding UPAR/Ly6 domain-containing protein crok-like translates to MDICFFSSLLATLVFLTLSGIEVLAIKCWRCRSDLDPRCADPFDNTSFPITDCSVYSLEHFPGLKAAMCRKTRQKVYGQWRYIRSCAFLGSPGEGTGDETYCLMRTGTFDVFVETCTCNSKEGCNSATCGYSNLSLFILTAILFWVQTIFTKIVKL